From one Triticum urartu cultivar G1812 chromosome 3, Tu2.1, whole genome shotgun sequence genomic stretch:
- the LOC125543989 gene encoding lycopene epsilon cyclase, chloroplastic has translation MESTGAAISAPFGCRALRWAGQRPLRAADARRRRVGSGPGPEQWRSLKASCVATEKPDEKAAPGLEFADDEDYVKGGGGELLYVQMQATKAMESQSKIASKLLPIADETSVLDLVIIGCGPAGLSLAAESANKGLTVGLIGPDLPFTNNYGVWEDEFKDLGLESCIEHVWKDTVVYLDRNKPIMIGRAYGRVDRDLLHEELLRRCNDAGVTYLNSKVEQIIESPDGHRVVYCERDRKILCRLAIVASGAASGKLLEYEVGGPRVCVQTAYGVEVEVERYPYDPSLMVFMDYRDCFEEKFSHPEEANPTFLYAMAMSSTRVFFEETCLASKDAMPFDLLKKRLMSRLDAMGVRIVKVYEEEWSYIPVGGSLPNTDQKNLAFGAAASMVHPATGYSVVRSLSEAPRYASVISDILRNRVYSGQYLPGSSEMSSPSMLAWGTLWPQERKRQRSFFLFGLALIIQLDNKGIQTFFETFFRLPKWMWQGFLGSTLSSVDLMLFALYMFAIAPNTLRMNLVRHLLSDPTGSAMIRTYLTL, from the exons ATGGAGTCCACCGGCGCCGCCATCTCGGCGCCGTTCGGCTGCCGCGCGTTGCGCTGGGCCGGGCAGCGGCCTCTCCGGGCGGCCGATGCCAGGAGAAGGCGTGTGGGTTCGGGCCCCGGGCCGGAGCAGTGGAGGAGCTTGAAGGCGAGCTGCGTGGCCACGGAGAAGCCCGACGAGAAGGCGGCGCCGGGGCTGGAGTTCGCCGACGACGAGGACTACgtcaagggcggcggcggcgagctgcTCTACGTGCAAATGCAGGCCACCAAGGCCATGGAAAGCCAGTCCAAGATCGCCTCCAAG CTGTTGCCTATAGCTGATGAAACTTCAGTGCTTGATTTGGTTATCATTGGCTGTGGTCCAGCCGGCCTATCTCTGGCTGCAGAATCAGCAAATAAAGGACTCACTGTTGGTCTCATTGGCCCTGATCTTCCATTCACAAACAATTACGGTGTATGGGAGGACGAATTCAAAG ATCTCGGCCTGGAGAGCTGTATTGAGCATGTATGGAAGGATACTGTCGTGTACCTAGACCGTAACAAGCCGATAATGATTGGCCGAGCATATGGCCGGGTGGACCGAGACTTGCTGCACGAGGAGTTGCTGAGAAG ATGCAACGATGCTGGTGTTACATACCTCAACTCAAAGGTTGAACAGATAATAGAATCTCCAGATGGACATCGAGTAGTATATTGTGAAAGGGACCGCAAGATACTTTGCAGGCTTGCCATTGTTGCATCTGGAGCAGCATCTGGTAAGCTTCTAGAGTATGAGGTTGGAGGACCACGTGTTTGTGTGCAGACTGCATATGGTGTAGAAGTCGAG GTTGAAAGATATCCGTACGACCCCAGCTTAATGGTTTTCATGGACTACAGAGATTGTTTCGAAGAGAAGTTCTCACACCCTGAGGAAGCCAATCCAACATTTCTCTATGCCATGGCCATGTCATCCACACGAGTTTTCTTTGAG GAAACATGCTTAGCTTCAAAAGATGCAATGCCTTTTGATCTCCTTAAGAAGAGGTTGATGTCTCGGTTGGATGCGATGGGAGTTCGTATCGTAAAAGTATACGAGGAG GAGTGGTCTTATATTCCTGTTGGAGGATCCTTACCTAACACAGACCAGAAGAATCTTGCATTTGGTGCTGCAGCGAGTATGGTCCATCCTGCAACTG GATATTCAGTGGTCAGATCTTTGTCTGAAGCTCCAAGATATGCTTCTGTGATATCTGATATCTTACGAAATCGTGTCTATTCTGGACAATATTTGCCTGGAAGTTCTGAAATGTCCAGTCCATCAATGCTTG CATGGGGAACACTATGGCCTCAAGAACGGAAACGTCAGCGCTCATTCTTCCTCTTTGGATTGGCCTTGATAATTCAACTGGATAACAAAGGCATCCAAACATTCTTTGAAACCTTTTTCCGGTTACCCAAATG GATGTGGCAAGGATTCCTTGGTTCGACGCTTTCGTCGGTGGATCTCATGCTGTTTGCACTCTACATGTTTGCAATTGCGCCAAACACTCTGCGAATGAACCTCGTCAGACACCTCCTCTCGGACCCGACTGGTTCGGCAATGATCAGGACCTACCTGACCTTGTAA